One Alnus glutinosa chromosome 3, dhAlnGlut1.1, whole genome shotgun sequence genomic region harbors:
- the LOC133863979 gene encoding uncharacterized protein LOC133863979 isoform X1, with the protein MADPKPEPAVSPKEEKDVRAPNIVERAKEEMEAIIHTEKSPKHDKETHGRSDEIDENTPIDEVKGPNVFERVKEEIEALVEAIHPKKESKSHE; encoded by the exons ATGGCAGACCCAAAACCAGAACCAGCAGTATCTCCAAAAG aagaaaaagatgtcaGAGCGCCGAATATAGTTGAGAGAGCTaaggaagagatggaagcaataattcacactgaaaaatcaccaaaacatgACAAGGAAACACATGGAAGGAGTGATGAGATTGACGAGAACACCCCGATCGATGAAGTCAAGGGGCCAAATGTGTTTGAACGAGTAAAGGAAGAGATTGAGGCCCTTGTTGAAGCAATTCATCCGAAGAAAGAATCCAAAAGTCATGAGTGA
- the LOC133863979 gene encoding uncharacterized protein LOC133863979 isoform X2, whose protein sequence is MADPKPEPAVSPKEKDVRAPNIVERAKEEMEAIIHTEKSPKHDKETHGRSDEIDENTPIDEVKGPNVFERVKEEIEALVEAIHPKKESKSHE, encoded by the exons ATGGCAGACCCAAAACCAGAACCAGCAGTATCTCCAAAAG aaaaagatgtcaGAGCGCCGAATATAGTTGAGAGAGCTaaggaagagatggaagcaataattcacactgaaaaatcaccaaaacatgACAAGGAAACACATGGAAGGAGTGATGAGATTGACGAGAACACCCCGATCGATGAAGTCAAGGGGCCAAATGTGTTTGAACGAGTAAAGGAAGAGATTGAGGCCCTTGTTGAAGCAATTCATCCGAAGAAAGAATCCAAAAGTCATGAGTGA
- the LOC133864989 gene encoding EPIDERMAL PATTERNING FACTOR-like protein 1, producing the protein MKGRFYCCFIIALQIVSWVSATSRPFPSNDSLAAHQPGPDQSSETLTVTLDTEEGLKRVRGKLNREEVMQKGVRKIGSSPPNCEHKCYGCIPCEAIQVPTTNRHSHLGIQYANYEPEGWKCKCGPSFYSP; encoded by the exons ATGAAGGGTagattttattgttgttttattaTAGCTCTGCAAATAGTGAGTTGGGTTTCTGCAACAAGCAGGCCTTTTCCATCAAATGATAGCCTTGCTGCTCATCAACCAG GGCCAGACCAGAGCTCCGAGACTTTAACAGTTACCTTGGATACAGAGGAg ggtTTGAAAAGGGTGAGAGGAAAGTTGAATAGAGAAGAAGTAATGCAGAAAGGAGTAAGGAAAATAGGGTCAAGTCCACCAAACTGTGAGCACAAGTGTTATGGGTGCATTCCATGTGAAGCCATTCAAGTGCCCACCACCAACAGACACAGCCATTTGGGCATCCAATATGCAAATTATGAGCCTGAGGGTTGGAAATGCAAATGTGGTCCTTCCTTTTACAGTCCATGA
- the LOC133862905 gene encoding protein phosphatase 2C 50-like, which yields MEEMSQAVSMTLSLGNSMCDNSGMATHVEITRLKLVTDTVNLLLDPSKVVCAESVSSGYGCCNDAKTEANMVTTSAPEGNSREEADLLGMFPNNGNNSIANDAVILESEEDEILSVADEVSLPDIVDGHAQIVAKAIILVESSIGQVPSGELIVATVSPDSEISSKSELKDSTVVFPSHVEKSVSKGGSRSVFELNCIPLWGSVSICGKRLEMEDAIAAVPRFMKIPIKMLVGDRAIDGMNQSLTHVTSHFFAVYDGHGGSQVANYCSERIHLALAEEVGVITDNLSNGRMEASQQLQWEKTFTSCFRKVDNEIGGTVGSGDNGSNGDASEPVAPETVGSTAVVALICSSHIIVANCGDSRAVLCRGKEAMALSIDHKPNREDEYARIEASGGKVIQWNGHRVLGVLAMSRSIGDRYLKPWIIPEPEVMFLPRARDDECLILASDGLWDVMSNEEACEVARKRILVWHKKNGIASLVERGTGVDPAAQAAADYLLMLALQKGSKDNISVIVVDLKAQRKFKSKS from the exons ATGGAAGAGATGTCTCAGGCAGTTTCCATGACTCTTAGTTTAGGTAATTCTATGTGTGATAACTCTGGAATGGCCACCCATGTGGAAATCACGCGGCTCAAGCTGGTAACAGACACAGTAAATTTGTTGTTGGATCCTTCTAAGGTGGTGTGTGCAGAGTCTGTTTCTAGTGGCTATGGATGTTGCAATGATGCTAAGACTGAAGCTAACATGGTAACCACGTCAGCACCTGAAGGCAATAGCAGAGAGGAAGCTGACTTGTTGGGGATGTTTCCTAATAATGGAAACAATTCAATTGCTAACGATGCTGTAATTCTGGAAAGTGAGGAAGATGAAATCTTGTCTGTTGCAGATGAAGTAAGCTTACCAGATATTGTGGATGGTCATGCCCAGATTGTTGCTAAGGCTATTATCTTAGTGGAATCAAGTATAGGGCAGGTGCCTTCTGGTGAACTCATTGTGGCAACTGTGAGCCCAGATTCAGAGATATCTAGTAAATCTGAGTTAAAGGACTCTACTGTGGTTTTCCCATCACATGTGGAGAAGAGTGTCAGTAAAGGAGGCAGCCGGAGTGTTTTTGAGCTCAACTGTATTCCCCTTTGGGGTTCTGTATCTATTTGTGGAAAAAGACTAGAAATGGAAGATGCTATTGCTGCTGTTCCTCGATTTATGAAAATCCCAATCAAAATGCTTGTTGGAGATCGTGCGATAGATGGAATGAACCAGAGTTTGACCCACGTAACTAGTCATTTTTTTGCTGTTTATGATGGCCACGGGGGCTCTCAG GTTGCAAACTATTGTAGTGAGCGCATCCATTTGGCTTTGGCTGAAGAGGTTGGAGTCATTACAGACAATTTAAGTAATGGAAGAATGGAGGCAAGTCAGCAACTGCAGTGGGAGAAAACTTTCACTAGTTGCTTTCGCAAGGTTGACAATGAGATTGGAGGAACCGTTGGTAGTGGTGATAATGGAAGCAATGGGGACGCTTCTGAGCCTGTTGCACCAGAAACTGTTGGGTCAACAGCTGTGGTTGCATTAATCTGTTCATCCCATATCATAGTTGCAAATTGTGGTGATTCAAGAGCAGTCCTATGTCGTGGCAAAGAAGCCATGGCGTTATCAATTGATCATAAA CCAAACAGAGAAGATGAATACGCAAGGATTGAAGCATCTGGAGGCAAGGTCATCCAGTGGAATGGTCACCGTGTTCTTGGAGTTCTTGCAATGTCAAGGTCCATTG GTGACAGATATTTGAAACCATGGATTATTCCAGAACCGGAAGTCATGTTTCTTCCGCGAGCTAGAGATGATGAATGCCTTATTCTAGCCAGCGATGGGTTGTGGGATGTGATGTCAAATGAGGAAGCTTGTGAAGTGGCTCGAAAGCGGATTTTGGTGTGGCACAAAAAGAATGGGATTGCATCTCTTGTGGAAAGAGGCACAGGAGTCGATCCTGCAGCGCAAGCAGCAGCAGATTACCTTCTAATGCTTGCCCTCCAGAAGGGAAGCAAGGATAACATCTCTGTGATTGTGGTGGACTTGAAAGCTCAAAGGAAGTTCAAGAGCAAGTCTTAG
- the LOC133864040 gene encoding U-box domain-containing protein 52-like: MEAKDPKNKPIATVCSASSMISRPFQASPARSIFLSSCMHAIMANLSRTSSSLEEDVNTTVIAIDKDKNSQYAVKWAVDNLLTHSSHCILIHVRSQSLHPKDFEIAPREGRPPTEAELQQFFLPYRGFCARRGIEAQEVILHDIDVPSALIDFTTNNPINNIIIGASSRNALTRKFRNTDVASSLLKFVPESCAVYIISKGKVQTVRPAGGRPQTPTGIAASPGYRRSLRGVANSRDPEEPNRPSISRWRSAGSERSSDSLLLTPRINIGSSSRANSPALSFDSFISGDSSQGNSDSSLRSNSSENLESAVDSPRSSSSSQTSRILEAEMKRLRLELKQTMDMYNSACKEAISARHRARELQQWKTEEERKFEQAKLAEEAALALAEVERHRTKTAMEAAHMQQRLAEMESKKRKSAEIKARQEAAERKKATEAMSRGLVKYRRYTIEEIEVATDHFNNSLKIGEGGYGPVYKGLLDHTPVAIKILRPDLSQGQKQFQQEVEVLSSMRHPHMVLLLGACPEYGCLVYEFMDNGSLEDRLFRKNNTPPISWESRFRIAAEIATALLFLHQTKPEPLVHRDLKPANILLDQTYLSKISDVGLARLVPPSLADSVTQYHMTAAAGTFCYIDPEYQQTGLLGVKSDIYSLGVMLLQIITARPPIGLSHHVEEAIKEGTFAEILDPTVTDWPLEETLSLAKLALMCCELRKRDRPNLATVLLPELNRLRDLGLVHGATKGPKILDVQRPYSSDPEVVSTVDQEGSNDSNEEITIEGRSL, from the exons ATGGAAGCTAAGGACCCCAAGAATAAGCCGATTGCTACAGTGTGTTCTGCCTCCTCTATGATCTCAAGGCC CTTTCAGGCGTCGCCTGCTCGATCGATCTTCCTCTCATCCTGCATGCATGCTATCATGGCCAATCTTTCTCGAACATCATCGTCCTTGGAAGAAGACGTTAACACCACCGTGATTGCCATCGACAAAGATAAGAACAGCCAATATGCCGTCAAATGGGCAGTCGACAACCTTCTGACCCATAGCTCTCATTGCATTCTCATCCACGTCCGGAGCCAGAGCTTGCATCCTA AGGATTTTGAAATTGCCCCCAGAGAAGGTCGCCCTCCAACTGAAGCTGAGCTGCAACAATTCTTCCTTCCCTACCGCGGCTTCTGCGCTCGAAGAGGG ATTGAAGCACAAGAGGTGATCCTCCATGACATTGACGTTCCAAGTGCACTTATTGATTTTACCACTAACAACCCCATCAACAACATTATCATTGGTGCTTCCAGCCGCAATGCTCTCacaag GAAATTCAGAAATACAGATGTTGCATCCAGCTTACTCAAATTTGTTCCGGAATCATGTGCGGTATATATCATATCAAAAGGAAAAGTTCAGACCGTCCGTCCGGCAGGCGGTCGACCTCAAACACCTACAGGCATAGCAGCTAGTCCAGGCTACCGTCGTTCCCTAAGGGGAGTTGCAAATTCTCGTGACCCTGAAGAACCAAACAG ACCTTCTATTAGTCGCTGGAGAAGTGCAGGCTCTGAAAGAAGCAGTGATTCCTTACTGCTGACACCACGTATCAACATTGGATCTAGCAGCAGGGCAAATTCACCGGCGCTATCATTTGACAGTTTCATCTCAGGGGATTCATCCCAAGGAAATAGTGATTCTAGCTTGCGATCAAACTCCTCCGAAAATTTAGAATCCGCCGTGGATAGTCCCCGGAGCTCTAGCTCCTCACAAACCTCA AGAATTCTGGAGGCCGAGATGAAGAGACTAAGGCTTGAACTGAAGCAAACTATGGACATGTATAACTCAGCTTGCAAGGAGGCTATTTCAGCCAGACACAGG GCAAGAGAACTTCAGCAATGGAAGACAGAAGAAGAACGTAAATTTGAGCAAGCCAAGCTTGCTGAAGAAGCTGCATTGGCTTTGGCAGAAGTGGAGAGGCATAGGACGAAGACTGCCATGGAAGCAGCCCATATGCAACAACGGCTAGCAGAAATGGAGTCAAAGAAGAGAAAGAGCGCAGAAATAAAGGCCAGGCAAGAGGCAGCAGAGAGGAAGAAAGCAACGGAAGCAATGTCCCGCGGCCTTGTCAAATATAGAAGATACACTATCGAAGAGATTGAAGTTGCAACCGATCATTTCAATAATTCGCTGAAGATTGGTGAAGGTGGATATGGACCTGTCTATAAAGGCTTGCTTGATCACACTCCTGTTGCCATCAAGATCTTGAGGCCAGACTTATCACAGGGGCAGAAGCAATTCCAACAGGAG GTTGAAGTTCTAAGTTCCATGAGACACCCTCATATGGTTCTCCTTCTAGGTGCCTGCCCAGAGTACGGTTGCCTTGTGTACGAGTTCATGGACAATGGCAGTTTAGAAGACCGGCTCTTCCGGAAAAACAACACTCCTCCGATATCATGGGAATCTCGTTTCAGAATAGCTGCTGAAATCGCCACcgctcttctttttcttcaccaAACAAAACCAGAGCCCCTGGTGCATCGTGATCTGAAGCCAGCAAACATTCTGTTAGACCAAACTTACCTGAGCAAGATAAGCGACGTGGGTTTAGCCCGACTGGTTCCGCCATCTTTAGCTGACAGCGTCACTCAATATCACATGACTGCAGCAGCTGGCACATTCTGCTACATTGACCCCGAGTATCAACAGACGGGATTATTGGGTGTGAAATCAGATATATATTCATTAGGTGTAATGCTGTTACAAATTATTACAGCAAGGCCTCCAATTGGATTATCCCACCATGTTGAGGAGGCCATTAAGGAAGGAACATTTGCAGAGATTCTTGATCCAACGGTGACCGATTGGCCCCTCGAAGAGACTCTGTCACTTGCTAAACTTGCTCTCATGTGCTGTGAGCTTAGGAAGAGGGATAGACCAAACCTTGCCACAGTTTTGTTACCGGAGCTTAACCGATTAAGGGATCTTGGATTGGTTCATGGGGCAACTAAGGGTCCGAAGATTCTCGACGTCCAACGCCCTTATAGCTCTGATCCGGAAGTTGTATCAACTGTGGATCAG GAGGGATCAAACGATTCTAATGAGGAAATAACCATCGAAGGTCGATCACTATGA